A stretch of DNA from Vibrio rhizosphaerae:
AAAATAAGTAGTCCGTGTTTCACAAAAAGTGTCTATAGATAGAAATATCTACAAACAGAAGTTATTAGCAACACCCGTATGTCGTCATACAATCATGGAATCTTGAATCGGGCTCACTATCGATTCAGAACCTGAAAATAAGGAAAAACAAGATGAAAAAACTAGTTACGCTAATCTCTACAGCTTTACTTTCGTCTACGATGTCTATTGCAGCGCAGGCGCAGGACACCATCGCGATTGTACTATCCACGTTGAACAACCCATTTTTTGTCAGTATGAAAGATGGTGCGGAAGCGAAAGCCAAAGATTTAGGCTACAACCTTATCGTCTTAGATTCACAAAACGACCCAAGTAAAGAGCTTTCCAATGTGGAAGACTTAACGGTTCGTGGTGTGAAAGCCATTCTGATCAACCCGACTGATTCTGACGCTGTTTCGAATGCGATTCGTATGGCTAACCGTGCCAAAGTGCCGGTCATCACACTTGACCGTGGTGCCAATCATGGTGATGTGGTCAGCCATATTGCATCAGATAACGTTGCCGGTGGCGAAATGGCGGGCGACTTTATTGCCAATAAACTGGGTGACAATGCCAAAGTGATTCAGTTAGAAGGGATTGCCGGAACGTCTGCCGCTCGTGAGCGTGGTAAAGGTTTCATGCAGGCGGTCGAGAAACGTCACCTGAATCTGTTAGCCAGCCAACCGGCTGATTTTGACCGGACGAAAGGTCTGAACGTCATGGAAAACCTGCTGGCAGCCAACCCGGATGTTCAGGCGGTCTTTGCACAGAACGATGAAATGGCACTGGGCGCAATTCGTGCTGTTCAGGCCGCAGGCAAAAAAGTGATGATCGTTGGATTTGACGGTACAGATGACGGGATGAAAGCGGTTCTGCGTGGTCAGTTAGCTGCCACAATTGCACAACAGCCAGATGTCATCGGTGCGTTGGGTGTGGATATCGCAGATAAAATCCTCAAAGGCGGAACAGTAAACAAAAACATTCCTGTACCTTTGAAAGTGATTAGTAACTAAGCCAGATAGGTCAGCGGCTGGCTGTCGCTGACCTGCCTTTTTTCGCGGGTGTGTCAGTGAATATCTGCCGCACATCACGAGTTTCGATATAAAAAGAAATCTGATATCGGCAAGGTCTGCATTATCTAGCATTGTGCATAACGAGAGTTCAGACCTTGCATATATTAAGCTGATTTTCGAGGAAAGCCTTATGAGTAAATTAGTTGTACTTGGCAGTGTGAACGCTGATCATGTGTTGCGGGTTCCGACTTTTCCCCGTCCGGGAGAAACACTTCACGGACATGATTATCAGGTGATTCCTGGTGGAAAGGGAGCCAATCAGGCGGTTGCTGCTGCTCGTTTGGGAGCCGATATCAGTTTTATAGCCAGTGTCGGTGATGATCCGTTCGGGGTGAATATCCGGGAAAGCTTTAAGCTGGACGGGATGGATATTTCCGGGGTTAAGATTCAGCCGGATTGTCCGACTGGGATTGCGATGATTCAGGTCACGGACAGCGGTGAAAATGCGATTTGTATCTCTTCTGAAGCCAATGCCCGCCTGACGGCTGACGCTCTGGAGAGCGATCTGGCGCGCATTGCGCAGGCAGAGTATTTTCTGACTCAGCTGGAAACACCGCTTGACGGGGTGATTCGTGGTGCTCAGGCTGCCAAAGCGGCGAGTACGCAAGTCATTCTTAATCCTGCACCGGCTCGTTCGTTGCCGGATGAGCTGCTGAGCTGTGTGGATATGATTACGCCGAATGAGACTGAAGCCGAAGTGCTGACAGGCATTGCGGTCACAGATGAGCAAAGTGCTGCGCGTGCCGCTGCGGTTTTGCATGAGAAAGGGATTACCACGGTACTGATTACCTTGGGTGCGAAAGGGGTCTGGCTCAGCGAGAACGGACAGGGAACCGTGATTGCCGGATTCCGGGTTGATGCGATTGATACCACCGCCGCCGGTGATACGTTTAATGGTGCTCTGGTGACCGGGTTATTAGAGGGGCTTTCAATGCAGCGTGCGATTCGTTTTGCCCATGCATCGGCTGCCATTTCGGTGACCCGTTTTGGCGCACAGACGTCGATCCCGGCGCGTCAGGAAGTGGATGCTTTTCTGGCAGAACGAGATGCTGACAACTAAGTCATGATGTAGACAAAGAACTCACCAAGGAGAGATCACATGGCGACGATGAAAGATATTGCCAAACGTGCCGGCGTTTCCACATCAACGGTGAGCCATGTGATCAATAAAACCCGTTATGTGAGTGATGAAATTGCCGCCCGGGTCAATCAGGCGGCGAAAGATCTGAATTATTCACCGTCTGCGCTGGCACGTAGCCTCAAAATGAATCGAACTAAAACTCTCGGTATGTTAGTGACGACCTCGACCAATCCGTTCTTCGGTGAAGTGGTGAAGGGGGTGGAGCGGAGTTGCTATCAAAAGGGTTACAATCTCATCTTATGTAACACCGAAGGGGATGACCATCGGATGAAAGAATCGATCAATACCTTGCTTGAAAAGCGGGTCGATGGTCTGATTTTGATGTGTTCTGCGCTGGAAGGCGAGCACATCGATGCGTTTGATCGGTTCCCGGAAGTGCCTGTGGTGGTGATGGACCGTGGCCCGGTTCATTTTTCCTGCGATAAAATTCAGGATAATTCGTTGCTCGGCGGGTTTATGGCGACCAATTATCTGATTGAACGGGGTCATCGAGAGATTGGGTGTATCACAGGTCCGTTGAAGCTACATCAGGCTTATATGCGTTATGAAGGCTTTAAAAAAGCCATGACAGAAGCCAAACTACCGATTAACCCGGCTTGGATCGCGGAAGCTAATTTTGAATGTGACGGCGGTGTGGATGCGTTTGAGCGTATTTGTCAGCGCGGTTCACTGCCCAGCGCTCTGTTTGTCGGAAACGATATGATGGCGATGGGGGTGGTGAATGCCGCACATGCCCGGAATATCCGGATTCCTCAGGATCTGTCGATCATCGGTTACGATGATATTTATATTGCTAAGTTTATGACCCCACCGCTGACAACCATCCACCAGCCCAAGCATCGTTTAGGCACTGCTGCGGTGGAGGCGTTGGTCAACCGCCTTGATAAACACAAAACCGATGCTCAAGTGGTTCATCTTGAACCGACACTGGTGGTTCGGGATAGTGTCCGTGAATATACCGCGTGATTGCGCATCCGTATTTCCACCAGCGATGCACATTTAAAACAGATAAAAATCATTAAATAGAATCGTTGAACCTATTGCCCTCACAAATTGAACACTTCGTTTTCCTGAATGCCAATTATTGTTGCAAATTTTAACCTTTATCAAAAATAGGTCAGATCGAAGGTTATAGACTTATTTCAGAACGTTTATTTTTTGCACGCTTCAATTCAAAACTATTTTATTCAGTGCAGATAAATTTAATTTTTTCATTTTTTAAATCTGATAACGGAAGTAATAACTATGGGCGAAGTCGCACTCTCGATACTCGTCCTGTCCTTAGTGGCAGTGATTGGGTTGTGGTTAGGTGGCTTGAAAATCAAAGGTGTCGGGCTCGGGATCGGTGGCGTGCTGTTTGGCGGAATTTTCGTCGGGCATTTCATCAACCAGTTTGGCTGGCATCTTGATAGTCATGCTATGCATTTCATTAAAGAATTCGGGTTGATTCTGTTTGTGTACACCATCGGGATTCAGGTCGGGCCGGGTTTTTTTGCATCGCTGAAAAGTAGTGGTCTCAAGCTGAACGGACTGGCCGCCGGTATCGTTTTTGTCGGTGGTTTGACGGCTGTGATCCTTCATTTCATTTTTAATATCCCGCTGCATATTTTCCTCGGTATTTACTCCGGTGCGGTGACCAATACGCCTTCTCTGGCTGCCGGACAGCAGATTTTGCATGAGCTGGGAGAAATCGACAGTCAGGTCGATATGCTGGGTCTGGGTTATGCGATGGCCTATCCGTTCGGGATTATCGGCATTCTGCTGTCGATGTGGATTATCCGGATTGTGTTCGAAATCAATGTCGATAAAGAAGCAGAGTCTTATGACAACCGCAGTCTGGGTAAGAGCAAAGATCTGCTGTCGGTTAATGTGATGATCGAAAATCCCAATCTGGATCAGATGAAGTTTGCTGAATTGTTACCTCTGCTTGGTCAGGGGGTGGTCTGCTCAAGAATGAAAACGCAGGGGAATCTGGTTGTTCCCGGCGAAGACACCATACTGAATGTCGGCGATTATCTGCATTTTGTCAGTGACCGTCAGGAACTGTTGCATAAAGCGGTTTTAATTGTCGGGCGTGAGGTGTCAGAGTCGTTGTCCACCAAGGGCACCGTGCTGAAAAGTGACCGGGTGGTCGTGACCAACGAGAAAGTGCTCGGCAAGCATTTAGGCGAGCTGAGTCTGAAATATAAACATAACGTGGTCATTTCTCGTTTGAACCGGGCGGGTGTTGAGCTGGTGGCGAGCCATGATTCGGTGCTGCAGTTCGGGGATATCCTGTATATTGTCGGCCAGAAAGAAGATATTGAATATGTCGGCAAAATGCTCGGCAATACGGCCAGTAAGCTGCATCATGTGCAGATGTTGCCGATTTTTATCGGTATCGGTTTAGGGGTGTTGCTCGGGTCGATTCCGTTTCAGCTGCCGCATTTACCGGCACCGCTGAAACTGGGGCTTGCCGGTGGTCCGTTAATTGTTGCGATTATCTTGGCAAGAATCGGTAGTATCG
This window harbors:
- a CDS encoding putative transporter, which codes for MGEVALSILVLSLVAVIGLWLGGLKIKGVGLGIGGVLFGGIFVGHFINQFGWHLDSHAMHFIKEFGLILFVYTIGIQVGPGFFASLKSSGLKLNGLAAGIVFVGGLTAVILHFIFNIPLHIFLGIYSGAVTNTPSLAAGQQILHELGEIDSQVDMLGLGYAMAYPFGIIGILLSMWIIRIVFEINVDKEAESYDNRSLGKSKDLLSVNVMIENPNLDQMKFAELLPLLGQGVVCSRMKTQGNLVVPGEDTILNVGDYLHFVSDRQELLHKAVLIVGREVSESLSTKGTVLKSDRVVVTNEKVLGKHLGELSLKYKHNVVISRLNRAGVELVASHDSVLQFGDILYIVGQKEDIEYVGKMLGNTASKLHHVQMLPIFIGIGLGVLLGSIPFQLPHLPAPLKLGLAGGPLIVAIILARIGSIGRLYWFMPPSANLALREIGIVLFLAVVGISSGGDFFTTILDGEGLTWMGYGIVITLIPLLTVGLFARFFGKVNYLTICGLMAGSMTDPPALAFANAMHATSGASSLAYATVYPLVMCLRILTPQVIAVLLWVAA
- the rbsB gene encoding ribose ABC transporter substrate-binding protein RbsB — encoded protein: MKKLVTLISTALLSSTMSIAAQAQDTIAIVLSTLNNPFFVSMKDGAEAKAKDLGYNLIVLDSQNDPSKELSNVEDLTVRGVKAILINPTDSDAVSNAIRMANRAKVPVITLDRGANHGDVVSHIASDNVAGGEMAGDFIANKLGDNAKVIQLEGIAGTSAARERGKGFMQAVEKRHLNLLASQPADFDRTKGLNVMENLLAANPDVQAVFAQNDEMALGAIRAVQAAGKKVMIVGFDGTDDGMKAVLRGQLAATIAQQPDVIGALGVDIADKILKGGTVNKNIPVPLKVISN
- a CDS encoding substrate-binding domain-containing protein; translated protein: MATMKDIAKRAGVSTSTVSHVINKTRYVSDEIAARVNQAAKDLNYSPSALARSLKMNRTKTLGMLVTTSTNPFFGEVVKGVERSCYQKGYNLILCNTEGDDHRMKESINTLLEKRVDGLILMCSALEGEHIDAFDRFPEVPVVVMDRGPVHFSCDKIQDNSLLGGFMATNYLIERGHREIGCITGPLKLHQAYMRYEGFKKAMTEAKLPINPAWIAEANFECDGGVDAFERICQRGSLPSALFVGNDMMAMGVVNAAHARNIRIPQDLSIIGYDDIYIAKFMTPPLTTIHQPKHRLGTAAVEALVNRLDKHKTDAQVVHLEPTLVVRDSVREYTA
- the rbsK gene encoding ribokinase, which encodes MSKLVVLGSVNADHVLRVPTFPRPGETLHGHDYQVIPGGKGANQAVAAARLGADISFIASVGDDPFGVNIRESFKLDGMDISGVKIQPDCPTGIAMIQVTDSGENAICISSEANARLTADALESDLARIAQAEYFLTQLETPLDGVIRGAQAAKAASTQVILNPAPARSLPDELLSCVDMITPNETEAEVLTGIAVTDEQSAARAAAVLHEKGITTVLITLGAKGVWLSENGQGTVIAGFRVDAIDTTAAGDTFNGALVTGLLEGLSMQRAIRFAHASAAISVTRFGAQTSIPARQEVDAFLAERDADN